From one Methanobrevibacter woesei genomic stretch:
- a CDS encoding flavodoxin family protein, which yields MSKNILIIEGSPRKGGNSDILTDQLIKGAEESNHNTEKIYLTDYKLNYCLGCYACQKGPCVHDDGMDKLIDKMMKAEVIVLATPVYFYSMSGQLKTFIDRTLPKYEEITNKEFYLIATAAVNEGFALERTFEAMRGYLDCLPGAQEKGTIYGVSSWLKGDVKRTVAMEEAYNMGKNI from the coding sequence TTGAGTAAAAATATTTTGATTATAGAAGGAAGTCCAAGAAAAGGCGGAAACTCAGATATATTGACTGATCAATTAATAAAAGGTGCAGAAGAGTCAAATCACAATACTGAGAAAATATATTTAACTGATTACAAATTGAATTATTGTTTAGGCTGTTATGCATGTCAAAAAGGTCCATGTGTACATGATGATGGAATGGATAAATTAATTGATAAAATGATGAAAGCAGAGGTAATTGTTCTTGCAACACCTGTATACTTCTATTCAATGTCTGGTCAGCTAAAAACATTTATTGATAGAACTCTTCCTAAATATGAAGAAATTACAAATAAGGAATTTTATTTAATAGCTACTGCAGCAGTAAATGAAGGATTTGCCCTAGAAAGAACCTTTGAAGCTATGAGAGGATACTTGGACTGTTTGCCTGGTGCTCAGGAAAAAGGAACTATTTATGGTGTTAGCTCCTGGCTTAAAGGAGATGTAAAAAGAACTGTTGCAATGGAAGAAGCATATAATATGGGTAAAAATATTTAA